TATTTTGTTCGGTTCTCCAAGTTGATTAGCCATTGATCTGTATAACCTTTAAAACGTTGCTGCGCTGTACGAATAGGTTCTTCAAACTTTTTATACAAATAGCTTTCAACGTCCTCCGAAATCTCTCTAACACCTGTGTAATTTCCAGCTTTTCGGAGTGTATGGTCAAAGTATTCTGGTTTATGCTCAAGCCCCAGGAAGGCACAAATCTCCTGAAGTAACCAATCCGGTCTTGTCAAAATATCTTCAAAAAAGTACACATAAATCTGATCTGAAGGATAAGTGCTTTCCCACCTTTCGAGTATCTCGGCATAGCATCCATTCTTGTACTGATTGGGTTGCTCAAAAAAGATCATCAATTCATCATGGCTGATATCCTCTAATTTCCGCTTCTTGTTTCTGATAAAGTGCTGCATGGCATGAGACCAGGTTCGCTCAACAGGGTTGCGTAGTGCAAGTAATAACCTGGCGTTAGGCATGCGATTGTGAATGGATATAATTCTTTCTGGCGACCGCCTGATACAGGAAGGTGCTATGTCTATTTTAATTTTATCAGTACCTGATTTGAATAAGCGTTGATACCAGTGATCGTTTGTGAATGGATAAAAGAAATAGTGCAGATCCCAAAGATGTGATTTGAGGCTCTTGCTTTTGAAAATTTCTTCTTTGTTTATTTTAAAATTTTTTCTGCGCCTGAGACTTGCTTTATCATTAAGATATTCCACCGACTTATAGGGGAGTGTCCAGGTGTCAGGATGTTGAGATAAGTTTTCCCAAATCCAGGTGGAACCAGCTCTGGGAGCTCCAATGTAAATGACATCAGGATACATGCACAAGTGGTTTAAAACCCAGATTTTTCACGGATTTGAGAATTTAGTTTAATAATTCATCACTTCTCCTCACCTCGTACCTGGCACCCGAATGGAATGGTCCGGTCATTTGCGTTTCTTCGCCTGTGGACCACTGAATGGTGACTTTCTTAACTTCTTTGTAGTTGCCCAAACCAAAGTAAGCAATGTAAGGATCATAAGAAAGATGCCCTCCACTGGCCAATAGTTCTCTGACCTGATGTCGATCACTACTATCTCCATAATGGATCGTGATTTTGCTGCCAATGCCATACCTATTCCCCATTTGATCACGAAGTTCAAAAGCAATGACATTTCCCTTTTTCATCTCATTGAAATGTGCTTGTGCGGGGCCAATTACCGGTAGCGTTATAATATCCTGATCACCATCATTGTCTATGTCAGTATAAGTATACGTTTGAGTCGCGAGAAACGAATTCAAAGCTTCATATTCGCTTATTTGATTTTGAAAACGATTGCCCCCTTCATTAATATAGAAGAAGTTACTTTGTCGAGTACGATGGACATGACTGCCATTCACGATGTAAAGGTCCTGATACTCATCCGCATTCAAATCCGCAAATTTGGCATTCCAGGTATAGCCTCCTGTCGCAATTCCCCAATCCGAAGCCTTGTTCTGATATCGATTGTTGCCGTCATTCACCAGTAACACATTTTCACCTAATCCGGGTGAAGGAATTGCCTCTTTGATGTCTGCTTTTTCCGGCGTGTTATAATCACTGTTAAAAACACGTTCGCAATGCCTCTTCAGAAAACTCCATTCTTTTGGGATATCATCGCAAGTAAGATTATTCCTTCTCATATTATTTAAAAAGACGAGAAACTCCATATTCGACCGACTCTCAATTTCCTGTGCCTTTCTTTGCCATTTCATGGCTCTATCCATGGTCAATAGCTTTAGATAATTGAGGCATGCTTGCCGATCGGTTTCACTTGCAAGTTCCGCACAGATTTGTATGGCATCCTTATCAACTTCCAGAAATTCATCTGATGCCAGCCCCATCAAAGCAATTTCACCAATATAGATCTCAGGGGACAGATCATTGTCCAGATCTGCCGAAATGACTGACATGGTCGTTTTGGTAGAGGTCTCAAACTTCTTTTCAGTATTGCTTACAGGGTGATCGTAAACACCTTTATTGTTCATGTAGAATACATCTGGTGGAGCAAAATCATTCGTTTCTATCAAATCTACCCAACCATCATTATCAAGGTCCGACCAAAGTAGGGTAAGGGTTTCGCCCACAATACTCGTAGGCAATTGGGTTAGGTTATAAATTCCACTTTCATTGATCAATAGGGCATTTCTGGAGGTTTCCGGAAATTCGAAACGTCCATTCCTGATCTGGTTATAATTGGCTGAGGTATAGTTTCCAAAAAGTATATCCAGATCACCATCCCGGTCAAAGTCAGCAAATGCGATAGGTCTGGTGAGCCAGGCTCCATCAATATTTGGAAGTTGACGGGGAATAGCTCCTTCAAAATTTACAGTGCTTAGTAGAATGTTTGTGCTTGCATTGACATGATATTCATTATAGCTGTCTGTCTGTGTGTGTGTGTGTTGTTTGTTTTTGTTATTTATATTTATATGAGCCCCCGCGCGCGCCCGCGCGCGCGCGCGCGCGCGCGCGCGCGCGCGCGCGCGCGCGCGCGCGCGCGCGCGCGCGCGCGCGCGCGCGCGCGCGCGCGCGCGCGCGCGCGCGCGCGCGCGCGCGCGCGCGCGCGCGCGCGCGCGCGCGCGCGCGTCTGTCTGTTGTTTTCCCGCGCGCGCTCTCTGTCTGTGTGTTGTTTGTTCTCTCTCTCACACACACACACACACACATATTCGATGATTATAAATTTTTACTGTTTTTTGGGGACACCACAGGGTGGAGGGTGGGGCGGCTTTGTTTGGATCTTTCTTCCCCGCGCGCGCGCGCGCGCCCGCCCGCTGATGAGCGCCCCGCGCCCGCCCCGCCCGCGCGCCCGCGCGCAGGGGGGGGGGGGGTGCTTGCCACTCCCAGTGCTGTCTCTGTTGCCAGGCGGGGCAGGCCCACTGGAACAGCGCGCCCAGAGCCCGCGCGCGCGCGCGCGCGCGCGCGGGCACTGTGCAGCGGCTTCCCCCCCATGTCATGTAAGTCCTTCTTTATAAAATGCTGTTCCCCTTTGTTGTAAAAAAAAGACAGGCGGGGTGTTTTTTTTTTTTTTT
This DNA window, taken from Cytophagales bacterium, encodes the following:
- a CDS encoding CRTAC1 family protein; the encoded protein is MPTSIVGETLTLLWSDLDNDGWVDLIETNDFAPPDVFYMNNKGVYDHPVSNTEKKFETSTKTTMSVISADLDNDLSPEIYIGEIALMGLASDEFLEVDKDAIQICAELASETDRQACLNYLKLLTMDRAMKWQRKAQEIESRSNMEFLVFLNNMRRNNLTCDDIPKEWSFLKRHCERVFNSDYNTPEKADIKEAIPSPGLGENVLLVNDGNNRYQNKASDWGIATGGYTWNAKFADLNADEYQDLYIVNGSHVHRTRQSNFFYINEGGNRFQNQISEYEALNSFLATQTYTYTDIDNDGDQDIITLPVIGPAQAHFNEMKKGNVIAFELRDQMGNRYGIGSKITIHYGDSSDRHQVRELLASGGHLSYDPYIAYFGLGNYKEVKKVTIQWSTGEETQMTGPFHSGARYEVRRSDELLN
- a CDS encoding sulfotransferase, giving the protein MYPDVIYIGAPRAGSTWIWENLSQHPDTWTLPYKSVEYLNDKASLRRRKNFKINKEEIFKSKSLKSHLWDLHYFFYPFTNDHWYQRLFKSGTDKIKIDIAPSCIRRSPERIISIHNRMPNARLLLALRNPVERTWSHAMQHFIRNKKRKLEDISHDELMIFFEQPNQYKNGCYAEILERWESTYPSDQIYVYFFEDILTRPDWLLQEICAFLGLEHKPEYFDHTLRKAGNYTGVREISEDVESYLYKKFEEPIRTAQQRFKGYTDQWLINLENRTK